In the genome of Paracoccus sp. SCSIO 75233, one region contains:
- a CDS encoding glycosyltransferase has protein sequence MTDEAPARINAARPKILFLHLSSPAQFEFLGKWLARQGWDVTFAHGGDGVDTEEDGVRTRWFRLRETVIKNRNDVRHILDYAATNCISASDLLYRMHYAEGYVPDLVMAHVGWGVGLCVKDVWPECKYIAYHEWYYTKRNWATGKDEAPRPGLAMVSDRMRNLPIAGEFDLADANWCPTEFQASRFPPVLRRQMTVISDGVDCRLHAPDPDARIDLDWVRLPKDRHIVTYATRGMEPLRGFPQFLRGLELLQQQRDDFDAVIIANNSVAYGDSLPDGDSWWLRMVDDLDLDHRRIHMNAMLPREEYTRILQASSAHVYFTEPFVTSWSLSESMALGCLIIASNTAPVTELIEDMENGIIVDMDDPEEIAEMVSWAFDHPQEAAQLCNRARQFILDHHNAEHVFPAKEAVLRQLIAETDR, from the coding sequence ATGACGGATGAAGCCCCGGCCCGTATCAATGCTGCCAGACCGAAAATCCTGTTCCTGCATCTGTCGAGTCCTGCGCAGTTCGAGTTCCTGGGCAAGTGGCTTGCACGGCAGGGATGGGATGTCACCTTTGCGCATGGTGGCGACGGCGTCGATACGGAGGAGGACGGGGTCCGGACCCGCTGGTTCCGGCTTCGCGAGACGGTTATCAAGAACAGGAATGATGTCCGGCATATTCTGGATTACGCGGCAACGAACTGCATCAGCGCCTCCGATCTTCTGTATCGTATGCACTATGCCGAGGGCTATGTCCCGGATCTGGTCATGGCGCATGTCGGTTGGGGTGTCGGGCTTTGCGTCAAGGATGTCTGGCCCGAATGCAAATATATCGCCTATCACGAATGGTACTACACCAAGCGCAACTGGGCGACCGGGAAGGACGAAGCGCCCCGGCCCGGCTTGGCGATGGTGTCAGACCGCATGCGAAATCTGCCGATTGCAGGTGAATTCGATCTGGCGGATGCAAATTGGTGTCCGACTGAGTTTCAGGCCAGCCGCTTTCCGCCCGTGCTGCGCCGCCAGATGACGGTTATTTCGGATGGTGTCGATTGCAGGCTGCACGCGCCGGACCCGGATGCCCGGATTGATCTGGACTGGGTCAGGCTTCCCAAAGACCGCCATATCGTCACCTATGCCACCCGCGGGATGGAGCCCTTGCGCGGTTTTCCGCAGTTCCTGCGTGGGCTGGAGCTGCTTCAACAACAACGCGACGATTTTGATGCGGTTATCATCGCCAATAACTCGGTCGCCTACGGAGATTCTCTGCCGGACGGTGACAGTTGGTGGCTGCGAATGGTCGACGATCTCGATCTGGATCATCGACGGATTCATATGAACGCGATGTTGCCGCGTGAGGAATATACCCGCATCCTTCAGGCGTCCTCGGCCCATGTCTATTTCACGGAACCCTTCGTGACCTCATGGTCGCTGTCGGAATCGATGGCTTTGGGATGTCTCATCATCGCCTCGAACACAGCCCCGGTCACGGAGCTGATCGAGGATATGGAAAACGGCATCATTGTCGATATGGACGATCCCGAGGAGATTGCCGAGATGGTGTCCTGGGCCTTCGACCATCCGCAGGAAGCGGCCCAGCTTTGCAACCGGGCGCGGCAGTTCATCCTGGACCATCACAACGCCGAACATGTTTTCCCCGCAAAGGAAGCTGTCCTGCGACAGTTGATCGCCGAAACGGATCGGTAA
- a CDS encoding FAD:protein FMN transferase — MSRRNFLIMPLVLAACKANAAVIETSGATMGTTYNVAAIDPDNAISQQDLRGAIEAALAEVNAQMSNWDASSEISRFNAQGAGAAQMSDGLARVMAAAQQVHLESDGQFDVTVGPLIDVWGFGAGQARVTAPSDDEIAAALEISGQERHLRLQGKQLEKSAQGVEIYLSGIGKGYGVDRVADAIASLGLTDYMVEIGGDLYTSGRNAQGMSWRIGIETPDVTGRSVLKVVGASDLGMATSGDYRNYFEQDGVRYSHLIDPRTGRPITHKTASATVMTENAMLADGWATAMLILGRERGLEIAERNDLAVMFVERNSGSDQPFAITQSSRFAELQA; from the coding sequence ATGTCGCGCCGCAACTTTCTTATCATGCCGCTGGTGCTGGCCGCGTGCAAGGCGAACGCCGCCGTGATCGAGACTTCGGGTGCGACGATGGGCACGACATATAATGTCGCTGCAATCGACCCGGACAACGCGATCAGCCAGCAGGACTTGCGCGGCGCGATCGAGGCCGCGCTGGCCGAGGTGAACGCGCAGATGTCGAACTGGGATGCAAGTTCCGAAATCTCGCGCTTCAACGCACAGGGTGCGGGTGCCGCACAGATGTCCGACGGGCTGGCGCGGGTCATGGCAGCAGCGCAACAGGTGCATCTGGAAAGTGACGGTCAGTTCGACGTCACCGTGGGTCCGCTGATCGACGTCTGGGGCTTCGGTGCTGGTCAGGCGCGCGTTACCGCGCCGAGCGACGACGAAATCGCCGCTGCGCTGGAAATCTCCGGGCAGGAACGGCATCTGCGCTTGCAGGGCAAGCAGCTTGAGAAATCAGCGCAAGGCGTGGAAATCTACCTCTCCGGCATCGGCAAGGGCTATGGTGTGGACCGTGTCGCTGACGCAATCGCCTCGCTTGGTTTGACCGATTACATGGTCGAAATCGGCGGTGATCTGTACACATCCGGGCGCAACGCACAGGGCATGTCATGGCGCATCGGGATCGAGACGCCGGATGTCACCGGACGCTCGGTGCTGAAAGTCGTCGGTGCGTCGGATCTCGGCATGGCGACCTCCGGCGATTATCGCAATTATTTCGAACAGGACGGCGTGCGGTATTCGCATCTGATCGACCCCCGCACCGGGCGGCCGATCACCCATAAGACCGCCTCCGCTACGGTCATGACCGAAAACGCAATGCTGGCGGATGGCTGGGCGACGGCGATGCTGATTCTGGGCCGTGAGCGGGGGCTGGAAATCGCCGAGCGGAACGACCTCGCCGTGATGTTCGTTGAACGGAACAGCGGATCGGATCAGCCATTCGCGATCACGCAAAGCAGCCGCTTCGCGGAATTGCAGGCCTGA
- a CDS encoding dipeptidase: MRRNASLFTASVLALTAGPALSQAVLGDTEVMAIHDGFLTMDTHVDIGANYGTAALDPGVINTAQVDLPSMRIGGLDAGFFIVYIPQGDLTEEGYATAIDAAEEKYLGIQRMLRANPEKIGLATTADEVEALNAEGKLIALIGMENSYPLGTTPEEVTERVAMWADRGVRYASITHFGHNQFGGSSNPSSARGDGEDPGLNDLGRALVAGLNDNGIMVDISHVGPKTAADAMEVSRTPILASHSTAQGVYDNPRGLTDEQLMAIRDDNGVAQITAYRSYLAEVDPQITEAVALLQERMGLASSADRRAASAEKMEEYGRERARIYERYQDVTLAQFLDHIDHAVEVAGIDHVGISSDFDGGGGVEGWDNVAETPNITAGLLERGYSEEDLAKLWGGNLLRVMREAEAAAIQ, encoded by the coding sequence ATGCGTCGTAATGCTTCCCTGTTTACCGCGTCCGTTCTGGCCCTGACCGCCGGACCGGCGCTTTCGCAAGCGGTCCTTGGCGATACCGAAGTGATGGCGATTCACGATGGTTTCCTGACCATGGACACCCATGTCGATATCGGCGCGAATTACGGCACCGCCGCGCTCGATCCCGGCGTCATTAACACGGCGCAGGTCGATCTGCCGTCGATGCGCATCGGCGGCCTCGATGCAGGTTTTTTCATCGTTTATATCCCGCAGGGAGATTTGACCGAAGAAGGTTACGCAACCGCGATTGATGCGGCGGAAGAGAAATATCTCGGCATTCAGCGAATGCTGCGGGCCAATCCGGAGAAAATCGGCCTTGCAACCACGGCTGACGAGGTCGAGGCGCTGAATGCCGAAGGCAAGTTGATCGCGCTGATCGGGATGGAAAACAGCTATCCGCTGGGCACCACGCCGGAAGAGGTGACGGAGCGTGTTGCAATGTGGGCGGATCGTGGGGTGCGTTACGCGTCGATCACCCATTTCGGGCATAACCAGTTCGGTGGCTCGTCCAACCCGTCTTCCGCGCGTGGTGATGGCGAGGACCCGGGCCTCAATGATCTTGGCCGGGCATTGGTGGCGGGGCTGAATGACAACGGCATCATGGTCGATATCAGCCATGTCGGCCCCAAGACCGCCGCCGACGCGATGGAGGTATCGCGCACACCGATCCTCGCCTCGCATTCGACGGCGCAAGGGGTTTATGACAACCCGCGTGGCCTGACCGATGAACAGTTGATGGCGATCCGCGATGATAATGGCGTGGCGCAGATCACGGCCTACCGGTCCTACCTCGCCGAGGTCGATCCGCAGATCACGGAGGCGGTCGCCTTGTTGCAGGAACGCATGGGCCTTGCCAGTTCGGCGGACCGGCGTGCTGCCTCTGCCGAGAAGATGGAGGAATACGGGCGCGAACGGGCACGCATCTATGAACGTTATCAGGATGTGACGCTGGCGCAGTTCCTTGACCATATAGACCATGCGGTTGAGGTCGCCGGGATCGATCACGTCGGCATCTCCAGCGATTTTGACGGCGGCGGCGGCGTTGAAGGCTGGGACAACGTGGCTGAGACACCGAATATTACCGCTGGCCTGCTGGAGCGCGGCTATTCGGAGGAAGATCTGGCCAAGCTCTGGGGTGGCAACCTGTTGCGCGTCATGCGCGAGGCCGAGGCGGCGGCGATCCAATAA
- a CDS encoding pirin family protein — protein MSWNPALEPGCPDDVGVDAIETLIIPRARDLGGFEVRRALPAPKRQMVGPFIFFDQAGPAEFLTGQGIDVRPHPHIGLGTVTYLYRGDFHHRDSIGSDQVIRPGALNWMVAGKGVTHSERTSSPARQGPHSLFGIQTWIALPEDREDMQPIFEHHGKDALPLIEADGVSARLILGHAYGETAPATLYSETFYLDVTLNPGARFPLPDDHEDRGLYITEGEVHIAGQVFEEGRMMVFRPGDKITVQAGPQGARLMALGGATMNGPRYIWWNFVASSREKIEAAKEQWRAENWGQGIFDLPAGDRDEFIPLP, from the coding sequence ATGAGTTGGAATCCAGCGCTTGAGCCAGGTTGCCCGGACGATGTCGGGGTGGATGCGATCGAGACCCTGATTATCCCCCGTGCCCGCGATCTCGGCGGGTTCGAGGTCCGGCGCGCCCTGCCTGCGCCGAAACGCCAGATGGTCGGGCCGTTCATCTTCTTCGATCAGGCAGGACCTGCGGAGTTTCTGACCGGGCAGGGGATCGATGTCCGACCGCATCCGCATATCGGGTTGGGGACGGTGACCTATCTCTATCGCGGGGATTTCCATCATCGCGACAGCATCGGTTCGGATCAGGTGATCCGTCCCGGTGCGCTCAACTGGATGGTTGCCGGGAAGGGCGTGACGCATTCCGAACGCACCAGCAGCCCCGCCCGGCAGGGACCGCACAGCCTGTTCGGCATTCAGACATGGATCGCGTTACCGGAAGATCGCGAGGACATGCAGCCGATTTTCGAACATCACGGCAAGGACGCCCTGCCGCTGATCGAAGCGGACGGGGTCAGCGCGCGGCTGATCCTTGGTCATGCCTATGGCGAGACCGCACCGGCGACGCTATATTCGGAGACCTTCTATCTGGACGTCACGCTCAACCCCGGTGCCAGATTTCCGCTGCCCGACGATCACGAGGATCGCGGCCTCTATATCACCGAAGGCGAGGTGCATATCGCCGGGCAGGTCTTCGAGGAAGGCCGGATGATGGTGTTCCGCCCGGGCGACAAGATTACCGTTCAGGCAGGTCCGCAAGGCGCGCGGCTCATGGCGCTCGGCGGGGCGACGATGAACGGGCCGCGTTATATCTGGTGGAACTTCGTTGCCTCCAGCCGCGAAAAGATTGAGGCAGCGAAAGAGCAATGGCGCGCCGAAAACTGGGGGCAGGGGATATTCGATCTGCCTGCGGGCGACCGGGACGAATTTATTCCATTGCCCTGA
- a CDS encoding DMT family transporter — protein sequence MNRPTTAPNAATEKRIGIAVLCVAMILLPLGDAISKLLTAIITPFEVTLGRTIAQATLFVPVAYVMRRHLSGSIFSLASLISAVMLGVVTLCLVTAFAVMPIATAIAIFFVEPLLLTLLAGPLLGEVPGPRRYAAVAVGLIGALIVIRPNFAAFGPVALLPVLGAFAYALNMIVMRKSTRKRSALSFQFGASIFAAGLLLLVQIVIVAVTGQPSGLLDLPVWAYLLLLLAGVLAMMAFLSITYAFSKVEASLLAPFQYLEIVGATLVGFLFFSEIPDGLTMLGTAIILASGIYVFHRERQLEIEAAASQPVER from the coding sequence ATGAACCGACCGACGACCGCCCCGAACGCGGCAACCGAAAAACGTATCGGCATCGCCGTGCTGTGCGTCGCAATGATCCTGCTGCCACTGGGCGATGCGATCTCCAAGCTGCTGACGGCGATCATCACGCCGTTTGAGGTCACGCTCGGGCGGACCATAGCGCAGGCCACTCTGTTCGTGCCGGTCGCCTATGTGATGCGGCGGCATCTGTCGGGGTCCATCTTTTCGCTGGCGTCGCTGATCTCGGCGGTCATGCTCGGCGTGGTGACGCTGTGTCTGGTGACAGCTTTCGCCGTCATGCCGATCGCGACGGCGATTGCGATTTTCTTTGTCGAACCCCTGCTGCTGACGCTGCTTGCCGGGCCGCTTCTGGGCGAGGTGCCGGGGCCGCGCCGTTATGCCGCTGTTGCGGTCGGGCTGATCGGCGCGCTGATCGTGATCCGGCCGAATTTCGCGGCGTTCGGGCCGGTTGCGCTGCTGCCGGTTCTGGGCGCGTTTGCCTATGCGCTGAATATGATCGTGATGCGCAAATCGACGCGCAAACGCTCAGCGCTCAGCTTTCAGTTCGGGGCGTCGATCTTTGCGGCCGGGCTGTTGCTGCTGGTCCAGATCGTCATCGTGGCAGTCACCGGTCAGCCAAGCGGGTTATTGGACCTGCCGGTCTGGGCCTATCTGCTGCTCCTGCTGGCCGGGGTGCTGGCGATGATGGCGTTTCTGTCTATCACTTATGCGTTCAGCAAGGTGGAGGCGAGCCTGCTGGCCCCGTTCCAATATCTGGAAATCGTCGGCGCGACTCTGGTCGGGTTCCTGTTCTTCAGCGAAATCCCCGACGGGCTGACCATGCTGGGAACGGCGATCATCCTCGCCTCGGGCATCTACGTCTTTCACCGCGAAAGACAGCTTGAGATCGAAGCCGCGGCGAGCCAGCCGGTCGAGCGTTAG
- the nqrM gene encoding (Na+)-NQR maturation NqrM, with product MTTFLLAFGLLMLVMLGMALGVIFMGKTIKGSCGGLNAISGADHCLVCNKEIDPDSPLRERLQCPRARKMMERAGTDEGNAA from the coding sequence ATGACCACATTCCTGCTTGCATTCGGCCTTCTGATGCTGGTCATGCTGGGAATGGCGCTTGGGGTCATTTTCATGGGCAAGACGATCAAGGGAAGTTGCGGCGGGCTGAACGCGATTTCAGGCGCAGATCATTGTCTGGTCTGCAACAAGGAAATCGACCCGGACAGCCCGCTGCGCGAGCGCCTGCAATGCCCGCGCGCCCGCAAGATGATGGAACGCGCCGGAACGGATGAAGGCAACGCGGCCTAG
- a CDS encoding DeoR/GlpR family DNA-binding transcription regulator, with protein sequence MDGIVGKKLPATLRRKEILSALQKDGHINIVDFAEKLGVSDMTVRRDLESLAEEKLVVRTHGGAHLPGMFEDATPGRFERNSTDRRALNRDKKQRIARAALGWVQPHTTIALDIGTTAYELATLMTDSSVRIVSTSLPIQIALAERNMSVFAPCGQIGGIEPSISGAQTISYLQNFNFDVCFLGVAGITLGGMFDFSFNDAEIKKAIIKHTSKRVLLADSSKFGMNSSVRVSSFDQIDALITDAEPPGPLCAQLQQAGTEIIIAGF encoded by the coding sequence ATGGACGGCATTGTCGGAAAGAAACTCCCGGCTACATTGCGCAGAAAAGAAATTCTGTCCGCGCTGCAAAAAGATGGCCATATTAATATCGTTGATTTCGCAGAGAAATTAGGCGTTTCCGATATGACCGTGCGTCGCGATCTTGAATCTCTCGCGGAAGAAAAGCTGGTCGTGCGGACTCATGGCGGTGCGCATCTGCCGGGCATGTTCGAGGACGCAACCCCCGGTCGCTTTGAGCGAAATTCGACTGACCGGCGCGCCTTAAATCGCGATAAAAAACAACGGATTGCAAGGGCGGCGCTAGGCTGGGTTCAGCCGCACACCACGATTGCGCTCGACATTGGAACCACAGCCTACGAACTCGCGACGCTGATGACTGATTCGAGTGTCCGGATCGTGTCGACCTCGCTGCCGATCCAGATCGCATTGGCCGAGCGGAATATGTCTGTTTTCGCCCCCTGCGGACAAATCGGCGGGATTGAACCCTCCATAAGTGGAGCGCAGACCATATCTTATCTGCAGAATTTCAATTTTGATGTTTGCTTTCTTGGAGTTGCAGGAATTACGCTCGGCGGTATGTTTGATTTTTCCTTTAATGATGCAGAGATCAAGAAGGCAATTATCAAGCACACTTCGAAACGGGTTTTGTTGGCGGACAGCTCTAAATTCGGCATGAATTCTTCTGTTCGCGTTTCCTCCTTCGATCAGATTGACGCGCTGATAACCGATGCGGAGCCGCCCGGTCCGCTATGCGCACAACTGCAGCAGGCGGGCACCGAGATCATTATCGCCGGGTTCTGA
- a CDS encoding Na(+)-translocating NADH-quinone reductase subunit A, with protein MQQFKLRKGLDVPVLGAPGVGIGDGPAITTVAILGADYLGLKPRLAVEEGDVIGAGAPVMVHKDTPDAQIVSPVSGRVKAINRGARRMLISVEIEVDENAAPPVDFSAVGNETSAEGLAEKLCAAGLWTSFRTRPYSKIPAPETRPAAIFVTAMDTEPLAGDAAEIIRDAGDSFARGLAAITLLTEGKTYLCHAEGEALPGAEHPGVTAAAFSGPHPAGLAGTHMHFLEPPAADKFVWTIGFHDVIAIGRLLETGLFDASRVISLSGPLCDNPRLIRTIAGASLEEIARGEVNADVPARLISGSILSGRAGEGPSAYLGRYARQVTLIEEDHKQIPLGWIRPMPSKYAFQPVLGSAFSKKLYALTSNLNGGRRAMVPLGTFEELMPQDFLPTQLLRALLVMDTDTAQALGVLELDEEDLGLVGFACPAKYEYGLALRDCLTKIEKEG; from the coding sequence GTGCAGCAATTCAAGCTACGAAAAGGTCTGGATGTTCCGGTGCTTGGCGCGCCGGGTGTAGGGATCGGGGACGGTCCCGCCATCACGACCGTTGCCATTCTTGGCGCAGATTATCTGGGTCTGAAACCCCGGCTTGCGGTCGAGGAGGGGGACGTTATCGGTGCAGGTGCGCCGGTCATGGTCCACAAGGATACGCCCGATGCACAGATCGTATCGCCGGTTTCGGGGCGCGTGAAGGCAATCAATCGCGGCGCGCGCCGGATGCTGATCAGCGTCGAGATCGAGGTGGATGAAAACGCCGCCCCTCCGGTCGATTTTTCCGCTGTGGGCAATGAAACCAGCGCCGAGGGGCTGGCAGAAAAGCTCTGCGCCGCAGGGCTTTGGACGTCTTTCCGCACCCGGCCCTATTCGAAGATTCCCGCACCCGAGACGCGTCCGGCAGCAATTTTCGTCACCGCGATGGATACCGAGCCGCTGGCCGGCGATGCGGCGGAGATCATCCGGGACGCGGGCGATTCGTTTGCCCGTGGCCTTGCCGCGATCACGCTGCTGACCGAAGGCAAAACCTATCTCTGCCACGCCGAGGGCGAGGCGTTGCCCGGGGCGGAACATCCCGGCGTCACGGCGGCAGCGTTCTCCGGTCCGCATCCGGCGGGTCTTGCTGGCACGCATATGCATTTCCTCGAACCGCCTGCCGCCGACAAATTCGTCTGGACAATCGGTTTTCACGACGTGATCGCCATCGGGCGGCTGCTGGAGACGGGACTTTTTGACGCATCCCGCGTGATCTCGCTCAGCGGGCCACTTTGCGACAATCCCCGACTGATCCGCACGATTGCCGGTGCCTCCCTTGAGGAGATCGCACGGGGCGAGGTCAACGCGGATGTTCCGGCGCGCCTGATCTCCGGCTCCATCCTCAGTGGCAGGGCGGGGGAGGGGCCGTCGGCCTATCTGGGCCGCTACGCGCGTCAGGTCACGCTGATCGAGGAAGATCACAAGCAGATCCCGCTGGGTTGGATCCGTCCCATGCCCTCGAAATACGCTTTTCAGCCGGTGCTGGGCTCTGCCTTCTCGAAAAAGCTCTATGCGCTCACCAGCAATCTCAACGGTGGCCGCCGGGCAATGGTGCCGCTTGGCACGTTCGAGGAACTGATGCCGCAGGATTTCCTGCCGACGCAACTCTTGCGTGCGCTTCTCGTCATGGATACGGACACGGCGCAGGCGCTTGGCGTGCTCGAACTGGACGAGGAGGATCTCGGCCTGGTCGGGTTTGCCTGTCCGGCAAAATATGAATATGGTCTCGCGCTGCGCGACTGCCTCACCAAGATCGAAAAAGAGGGCTAG
- a CDS encoding peptide deformylase — MSHRLLSYDDPRLRLHSAEASIDNSLARAAVRILDEALSNPVDNVVSAAALGLPLRIISVRIGEWRHHLFNPVISGARHIRVNWKERSPHTGPVLRNVYRAGEIDLIGTDLAGEKREMTLDGKLAIAAQQAFELLDRADPFAWLTSFQRNWLRASSQQAADRLAGIANALFDCPRTGGDGAASGPLAFKTMNEVELRGDDAKRPVLARLDVHDPGRPLCPRDMEILAILLGTCRMGHVLIRSPRRIGLAVALLAMLTNLKLSYRPEGWPVQATDMLGLGSVMKPCDVDLIGAETRGPRQQFDGIVMELDDPNLAELSGRNPLSGLGKSLSGLNAPLLIAGDARSPAIEDALLAALPFVYQMDSRDGGVIYVCLKDRLSLDTVYGRLLALENVSALGGMIEAVSQGWHLLTKSGEREPL, encoded by the coding sequence ATGTCCCATCGGCTGCTCAGCTATGACGACCCGAGGTTGCGGCTTCATTCTGCAGAGGCGAGCATTGATAATTCTCTGGCCCGAGCGGCGGTCAGGATACTGGACGAGGCGCTGTCCAATCCGGTGGATAATGTCGTCTCGGCGGCGGCGCTTGGCCTGCCGCTGCGGATCATTTCGGTACGGATCGGGGAATGGCGGCATCATCTGTTCAATCCGGTGATAAGCGGGGCGCGGCATATCCGGGTCAACTGGAAAGAGCGGTCGCCACATACCGGGCCGGTTCTGCGCAATGTTTACCGCGCCGGTGAAATCGACCTGATCGGGACCGATCTGGCCGGAGAGAAGCGCGAGATGACGTTGGACGGCAAGCTTGCGATCGCCGCCCAGCAGGCGTTCGAGCTTCTTGACCGCGCCGATCCGTTTGCCTGGCTGACCAGCTTTCAGCGTAACTGGCTGCGGGCATCCAGCCAACAGGCTGCGGATCGTCTCGCCGGGATTGCAAACGCGCTTTTCGATTGCCCGCGCACCGGCGGGGATGGTGCCGCATCCGGGCCGCTGGCTTTCAAAACCATGAATGAAGTGGAGCTGAGGGGCGACGATGCAAAGCGCCCGGTTCTCGCACGGCTCGACGTGCATGATCCGGGCCGCCCGCTCTGCCCACGGGATATGGAGATTCTGGCAATATTGCTTGGAACCTGCCGTATGGGCCATGTCTTGATCCGGTCGCCGCGCCGGATAGGGCTTGCGGTCGCGCTTCTGGCGATGCTGACCAATCTGAAACTGTCCTATCGGCCGGAGGGCTGGCCGGTGCAGGCGACAGATATGCTGGGTCTCGGGTCCGTCATGAAACCTTGTGACGTTGACCTGATCGGGGCCGAAACCCGTGGGCCGCGACAGCAATTCGATGGCATCGTCATGGAGCTGGACGATCCGAATTTGGCTGAGCTGTCAGGACGAAACCCGCTGAGCGGGCTGGGCAAATCGCTGTCAGGCCTGAATGCCCCGTTGCTCATTGCGGGGGACGCGCGTTCACCTGCGATTGAGGACGCGCTGCTGGCGGCGCTGCCCTTTGTCTACCAGATGGATTCGCGCGATGGCGGGGTGATCTATGTCTGTCTGAAAGATCGCCTCAGCCTCGATACGGTCTATGGCCGCCTACTGGCCCTCGAAAATGTCAGCGCGCTCGGCGGTATGATCGAGGCGGTATCACAGGGCTGGCATCTGCTGACCAAATCGGGCGAGAGAGAGCCGCTATGA
- a CDS encoding CBS domain-containing protein, whose amino-acid sequence MPESYRPPLRKDDKSEQSHSQTTQSNISVMKATVQDVLDRKGGKLISVRPQDGLQVAVEALRDNRIGALVVTDANGALQGILSERDIVRKLADAPGRTLGHNVEDIMTSKVELCKPDELLVSVLRRMTEGRFRHMPVADDSGLLGIVTIGDVVSHRLNELEHEALQLKQLIVG is encoded by the coding sequence ATGCCTGAATCCTATCGACCGCCATTGCGCAAGGACGACAAGTCCGAACAGAGCCACAGCCAGACCACGCAGAGCAATATCTCGGTGATGAAGGCCACGGTGCAGGATGTGCTGGACCGCAAGGGCGGCAAGCTGATTTCTGTCCGCCCGCAGGATGGTCTGCAAGTCGCGGTCGAGGCGTTGCGCGATAACCGGATCGGGGCGCTTGTGGTCACCGACGCGAACGGCGCGCTTCAGGGGATTTTGTCGGAGCGCGACATCGTCCGCAAACTCGCCGATGCACCGGGCCGGACATTGGGCCACAATGTCGAGGATATCATGACCTCGAAGGTGGAGCTGTGTAAGCCGGATGAGCTTCTCGTCTCCGTCCTGCGCCGCATGACCGAGGGCCGGTTCCGTCACATGCCGGTTGCGGATGACAGCGGCTTGCTGGGCATTGTCACCATCGGCGACGTGGTCAGCCACCGGCTGAACGAGCTGGAACATGAGGCCTTGCAGCTCAAGCAGCTTATCGTCGGCTGA
- a CDS encoding HAD family phosphatase, translated as MHLKAIIWDIDGTLVDSEPLHLQALRHVCSGYGVDISDLSNDHFLGVTVNAVWDALHERFPQDLEFSTWLEQLNRFYIANISGLRAMPGAASTIRRIGLAGLRQCAVSNSNRAIVDANLEFLGISDMMDHTVSLDDVSQGKPNPEPYLTALEKLRLRGAEARVVEDSPAGVQSAQKARIPVIGFGEQPLDVRFRVQALSEIPRLLFGPQPGNHVGAKIENW; from the coding sequence ATGCACCTCAAAGCAATAATCTGGGACATCGACGGCACGCTCGTCGACAGTGAACCTCTGCATTTGCAAGCGCTGAGACATGTATGCAGCGGCTACGGCGTGGACATATCCGATCTGTCAAACGACCATTTCCTCGGCGTTACCGTCAACGCGGTCTGGGATGCGCTTCACGAACGGTTTCCGCAGGATCTGGAGTTTTCGACCTGGCTCGAACAACTTAACAGGTTCTATATTGCGAATATCAGCGGCCTGCGCGCAATGCCCGGAGCAGCCTCGACCATTCGCCGGATCGGTCTGGCCGGGTTGCGGCAGTGTGCGGTTTCCAATTCCAATCGCGCCATCGTTGACGCAAATCTCGAATTTCTTGGCATCTCGGACATGATGGACCACACGGTCAGCCTCGACGATGTCTCGCAGGGCAAGCCGAATCCGGAGCCTTATCTGACTGCGCTGGAAAAGCTGCGGCTACGCGGCGCCGAAGCGCGCGTGGTGGAGGACAGCCCGGCAGGTGTGCAAAGCGCCCAGAAGGCACGAATTCCGGTCATCGGATTTGGTGAGCAGCCTCTGGATGTGCGCTTCCGGGTGCAGGCGCTCAGTGAAATTCCGCGCCTGCTTTTTGGGCCTCAGCCGGGCAATCACGTCGGTGCCAAGATCGAAAACTGGTAA